A genomic window from Camelina sativa cultivar DH55 chromosome 2, Cs, whole genome shotgun sequence includes:
- the LOC104720159 gene encoding WAT1-related protein At4g08300-like isoform X2, whose product MKGGEKQCGKVGKLKPIIAIISLQFGYAGMYIITMVSFKHGMNHWILATYRHVVATIVIAPFALVLERKIRPKMTWPLFFRILSLGFLEPLLDQNLYYIGMKATSATYSSAFVNALPAITFIMAVIFRIETVNLKKVRSLAKVIGTAITLVGAMVMTLYKGPAIELFKSAHTSLHGGSSSSSSETTDQNWVTGTLAVMGSITSWAGFFILQSFTLKIYPAELSLVMWICGMGTILNTIASVVMVRDLSAWKIGMDSGTLAAVYSGVVCSGMAYYIQSIVIRERGPVFTTSFSPMCMIITAFLGVLVLAEKIHLGSIIGAIFIVFGLYCVVWGKAKDEVISVEEKTGLQELPITNISTKTEGIGGIPIAVDKGVANNT is encoded by the exons ATGAAGGGAGGAGAAAAACAATGTGGGAAAGTGGGTAAGTTGAAGCCAATAATAGCAATCATATCACTCCAATTCGGATATGCAGGCATGTACATCATTACCATGGTCTCCTTCAAACATGGCATGAACCATTGGATCCTTGCTACCTATCGTCACGTCGTCGCCACCATTGTCATTGCTCCTTTTGCCCTCGTTCTCGAGAG GAAAATAAGACCAAAGATGACATGGCCATTGTTCTTTAGGATTCTTTCCCTCGGATTCCTAGA ACCACTTTTGGACCAGAACTTGTACTACATAGGAATGAAAGCCACGTCAGCTACGTACAGTTCTGCCTTTGTTAATGCACTTCCTGCCATTACTTTTATAATGGCTGTCATTTTCAG GATAGAAACTGTAAACTTGAAGAAGGTACGAAGTCTTGCAAAGGTGATTGGAACAGCAATCACCTTAGTAGGAGCGATGGTGATGACGTTGTACAAAGGTCCAGCCATTGAGCTCTTTAAGAGTGCTCATACCTCTTTACACGGTGGCTCCTCCAGCAGCTCATCCGAGACCACTGACCAGAACTGGGTCACCGGAACCCTAGCGGTTATGGGTAGTATCACCAGTTGGGCAGGTTTCTTCATTTTACAA TCATTCACGTTGAAAATATATCCGGCGGAACTATCACTCGTTATGTGGATTTGCGGCATGGGAACAATATTAAACACCATTGCTTCTGTCGTGATGGTGCGTGACTTGAGCGCCTGGAAGATCGGTATGGACTCGGGCACACTTGCTGCGGTATACTCG GGAGTGGTTTGTTCTGGTATGGCGTATTACATACAAAGCATTGTGATTAGGGAACGAGGCCCGGTTTTTACGACCTCGTTCAGCCCTATGTGCATGATCATCACTGCCTTCCTTGGCGTGCTAGTTTTGGCTGAAAAGATCCACCTCGGAAG TATAATCGGGGCGATTTTCATCGTGTTTGGGCTATATTGCGTCGTGTGGGGAAAAGCTAAGGACGAAGTGATTTCGGTTGAGGAGAAAACAGGATTGCAGGAGCTGCCAATCACCAACATCTCCACAAAGACAGAGGGTATTGGTGGTATTCCCATTGCAGTAGACAAAGGTGTGGCTAACAATACCTAA
- the LOC104720159 gene encoding WAT1-related protein At4g08300-like isoform X1, with product MKGGEKQCGKVGKLKPIIAIISLQFGYAGMYIITMVSFKHGMNHWILATYRHVVATIVIAPFALVLERKIRPKMTWPLFFRILSLGFLEPLLDQNLYYIGMKATSATYSSAFVNALPAITFIMAVIFRIETVNLKKVRSLAKVIGTAITLVGAMVMTLYKGPAIELFKSAHTSLHGGSSSSSSETTDQNWVTGTLAVMGSITSWAGFFILQSFTLKIYPAELSLVMWICGMGTILNTIASVVMVRDLSAWKIGMDSGTLAAVYSGVVCSGMAYYIQSIVIRERGPVFTTSFSPMCMIITAFLGVLVLAEKIHLGSIIGAIFIVFGLYCVVWGKAKDEVISVEEKTGLQELPITNISTKTEGIGGIPIAVDKGVANNT from the exons ATGAAGGGAGGAGAAAAACAATGTGGGAAAGTGGGTAAGTTGAAGCCAATAATAGCAATCATATCACTCCAATTCGGATATGCAGGCATGTACATCATTACCATGGTCTCCTTCAAACATGGCATGAACCATTGGATCCTTGCTACCTATCGTCACGTCGTCGCCACCATTGTCATTGCTCCTTTTGCCCTCGTTCTCGAGAG GAAAATAAGACCAAAGATGACATGGCCATTGTTCTTTAGGATTCTTTCCCTCGGATTCCTAGA ACCACTTTTGGACCAGAACTTGTACTACATAGGAATGAAAGCCACGTCAGCTACGTACAGTTCTGCCTTTGTTAATGCACTTCCTGCCATTACTTTTATAATGGCTGTCATTTTCAG GATAGAAACTGTAAACTTGAAGAAGGTACGAAGTCTTGCAAAGGTGATTGGAACAGCAATCACCTTAGTAGGAGCGATGGTGATGACGTTGTACAAAGGTCCAGCCATTGAGCTCTTTAAGAGTGCTCATACCTCTTTACACGGTGGCTCCTCCAGCAGCTCATCCGAGACCACTGACCAGAACTGGGTCACCGGAACCCTAGCGGTTATGG GTAGTATCACCAGTTGGGCAGGTTTCTTCATTTTACAA TCATTCACGTTGAAAATATATCCGGCGGAACTATCACTCGTTATGTGGATTTGCGGCATGGGAACAATATTAAACACCATTGCTTCTGTCGTGATGGTGCGTGACTTGAGCGCCTGGAAGATCGGTATGGACTCGGGCACACTTGCTGCGGTATACTCG GGAGTGGTTTGTTCTGGTATGGCGTATTACATACAAAGCATTGTGATTAGGGAACGAGGCCCGGTTTTTACGACCTCGTTCAGCCCTATGTGCATGATCATCACTGCCTTCCTTGGCGTGCTAGTTTTGGCTGAAAAGATCCACCTCGGAAG TATAATCGGGGCGATTTTCATCGTGTTTGGGCTATATTGCGTCGTGTGGGGAAAAGCTAAGGACGAAGTGATTTCGGTTGAGGAGAAAACAGGATTGCAGGAGCTGCCAATCACCAACATCTCCACAAAGACAGAGGGTATTGGTGGTATTCCCATTGCAGTAGACAAAGGTGTGGCTAACAATACCTAA
- the LOC104749729 gene encoding WAT1-related protein At4g08300-like translates to MDSGTLAAVYSGVVCSGMAYYIQSIVIRERGPVFTTSFSPMCMIITAFLGVLVLAEKIHLGSIIGAIFIVFGLYCVVWGKAKDEVISVEEKTGLQELPITNISTKTEGIGGIPIAVDKGVANNT, encoded by the exons ATGGACTCGGGCACACTTGCTGCGGTATACTCG GGAGTGGTTTGTTCTGGTATGGCGTATTACATACAAAGCATTGTGATTAGGGAACGAGGCCCGGTTTTTACGACCTCGTTCAGCCCTATGTGCATGATCATCACTGCCTTCCTTGGCGTGCTAGTTTTGGCTGAAAAGATCCACCTCGGAAG TATAATCGGGGCGATTTTCATCGTGTTTGGGCTATATTGCGTCGTGTGGGGAAAAGCTAAGGACGAAGTGATTTCGGTTGAGGAGAAAACAGGATTGCAGGAGCTGCCAATCACCAACATCTCCACAAAGACAGAGGGTATTGGTGGTATTCCCATTGCAGTAGACAAAGGTGTGGCTAACAATACCTAA
- the LOC104720170 gene encoding DNA ligase 1 isoform X2, which translates to MSGGDSTTTTAMEIAGDKVDSKDVEATTTTGDIESQILAAMQSRVTYLRDKADSLTCESVRRLLEEDLKLEKHALDVHKSFVKQHLVQCLEGAENDETSENSQETEKKDDVAPVKEAATLSEEHKVKKDVKADMTGDDDKTDDSPVMGLLTDDNTSKSVAEQTKDEESKEVLQSDIKKALRKRSSYINANSEKITMGLLRRLLEQDLKLEKYSLDPYKKFINEELDEVLQALETTKPITKAMAPKKTTKRMTKDMARKPTVTRNVKSTPAKNSDSEEMSDSDGEDEEEDMEVAVKKKTAEKRKSSKSEGTGKRKREKEKVASVKKTKQTDSQSDSDAGEKPSSSEKSVKKQETPTTGYGRRVEHLKSIIKSCGMSISPSVYRKAKQAPEEKREDTLVKELKEILAKEGLSANPSEKEIKEVKKRKERTKELEGIDTSNIVSSSRRRSTTSFVPPPKPIKAEESESDESEDSDNEEDEEEDEVVVGEEEDEEVVGEEEEEEEDEEEGEGGNEEGGEGSQNEGEPNTDGDEEDRE; encoded by the exons ATGTCTGGCGGCGACTCGACGACGACCACGGCCATGGAGATCGCCGGTGACAAGGTTGATTCGAAGGACGTTgaggcaacaacaacaacaggagATATCGAGTCCCAGATTCTCGCGGCTATGCAGTCCCGAGTAACCTACCTCAGAGATAAAGCAGA CAGCCTCACCTGTGAGAGTGTGCGGAGGTTGCTGGAGGAGGATCTGAAATTGGAGAAACATGCTTTGGATGTGCATAAGAGCTTTGTTAAACAACATTTGGTTCAG TGCTTAGAAGGTGCTGAGAATGATGAAACTTCAGAAAATTCTCAAGAAactgagaagaaagatgatgtaGCTCCAGTGAAAGAAGCAGCAACGTTATCGGAAGAGCACAAGGTGAAAAAAGATGTCAAGGCAGATATGACTGGTGATGATGACAAAACAGATGATTCTCCTGTGATGGGACTTCTGACAGATGACAACACGTCCAAATCTGTAGCTGAGCAAACAAAAGATGAGGAGAGCAAAGAGGTCCTTCAGAGTGACATAAAGAAAGCCCTTCGTAAAAGGTCTTCTTATATTAACGCTAATTCTGA GAAAATTACAATGGGTTTACTTCGTCGACTTTTGGAGCAAGATCTTAAATTAGAAAAGTATTCTCTTGACCCCTACAAGAAATTCATTAATGAAGAATTAGATGAA GTACTACAAGCTCTTGAAACTACAAAACCTATAACTAAGGCTATGGCTCCGAAGAAAACTACAAAACGTATGACTAAGGATATGGCTCGGAAGCCAACTGTAACCAGGAATGTCAAGAGCACACCAGCTAAAAATTCAGACAGTGAAGAAATGTCTGATTCAGATGGTGAAGACGAGGAGGAGGACATGGAAGTAGCTGTGAAAAAGAAGACGGCTGAGAAAAGAAAGTCATCAAAGTCAGAGGGAACCGGAAAGAGGAAACGTGAAAAGGAGAAAGTTGCATCtgtgaagaagacaaaacaaacagatTCACAGAGCGACAGTGATGCAGGAGAAAAGCCATCATCGTCAGAAAAATCTGTGAAG AAACAGGAAACTCCAACGACTGGCTACGGGAGGCGTGTTGAGCATCTTAAATCGATCATCAAATCTTGTGGAATGAG TATTTCTCCATCGGTTTACAGGAAAGCCAAGCAGGCTCCCGAGGAGAAACGCGAGGATACTCTGGTAAAAGAACTCAAGGAGATACTCGCCAAAGAAGGATTGTCTGCAAATCCTTCAGAAAAAG AGATCAAGGaagtcaaaaaaagaaaagaaagaacaaaggaGCTTGAGGGTATTGATACGAGCAACATTGTGTCGAGTTCAAGGAGAAGATCTACAACAAGTTTTGTGCCGCCTCCGAAGCCAATAAAAGCAGAAGAAAGCGAGAGCGATGAATCAGAAGATTCTGATAAtgaagaggatgaggaagaagatgaagtagtagtaggagaagaagaagatgaagaagtggtaggagaagaagaagaagaagaagaggacgaggaagaaggCGAGGGAGGTAATGAAGAAGGCGGAGAGGGAAGTCAAAACGAAGGAGAACCAAACACTG atggtgatgaagaGGACAGGGAATAA
- the LOC104720170 gene encoding DNA ligase 1 isoform X3, with protein MSGGDSTTTTAMEIAGDKVDSKDVEATTTTGDIESQILAAMQSRVTYLRDKADSLTCESVRRLLEEDLKLEKHALDVHKSFVKQHLVQCLEGAENDETSENSQETEKKDDVAPVKEAATLSEEHKVKKDVKADMTGDDDKTDDSPVMGLLTDDNTSKSVAEQTKDEESKEVLQSDIKKALRKRSSYINANSEKITMGLLRRLLEQDLKLEKYSLDPYKKFINEELDEVLQALETTKPITKAMAPKKTTKRMTKDMARKPTVTRNVKSTPAKNSDSEEMSDSDGEDEEEDMEVAVKKKTAEKRKSSKSEGTGKRKREKEKVASVKKTKQTDSQSDSDAGEKPSSSEKSVKETPTTGYGRRVEHLKSIIKSCGMSISPSVYRKAKQAPEEKREDTLVKELKEILAKEGLSANPSEKEIKEVKKRKERTKELEGIDTSNIVSSSRRRSTTSFVPPPKPIKAEESESDESEDSDNEEDEEEDEVVVGEEEDEEVVGEEEEEEEDEEEGEGGNEEGGEGSQNEGEPNTEDGDEEDRE; from the exons ATGTCTGGCGGCGACTCGACGACGACCACGGCCATGGAGATCGCCGGTGACAAGGTTGATTCGAAGGACGTTgaggcaacaacaacaacaggagATATCGAGTCCCAGATTCTCGCGGCTATGCAGTCCCGAGTAACCTACCTCAGAGATAAAGCAGA CAGCCTCACCTGTGAGAGTGTGCGGAGGTTGCTGGAGGAGGATCTGAAATTGGAGAAACATGCTTTGGATGTGCATAAGAGCTTTGTTAAACAACATTTGGTTCAG TGCTTAGAAGGTGCTGAGAATGATGAAACTTCAGAAAATTCTCAAGAAactgagaagaaagatgatgtaGCTCCAGTGAAAGAAGCAGCAACGTTATCGGAAGAGCACAAGGTGAAAAAAGATGTCAAGGCAGATATGACTGGTGATGATGACAAAACAGATGATTCTCCTGTGATGGGACTTCTGACAGATGACAACACGTCCAAATCTGTAGCTGAGCAAACAAAAGATGAGGAGAGCAAAGAGGTCCTTCAGAGTGACATAAAGAAAGCCCTTCGTAAAAGGTCTTCTTATATTAACGCTAATTCTGA GAAAATTACAATGGGTTTACTTCGTCGACTTTTGGAGCAAGATCTTAAATTAGAAAAGTATTCTCTTGACCCCTACAAGAAATTCATTAATGAAGAATTAGATGAA GTACTACAAGCTCTTGAAACTACAAAACCTATAACTAAGGCTATGGCTCCGAAGAAAACTACAAAACGTATGACTAAGGATATGGCTCGGAAGCCAACTGTAACCAGGAATGTCAAGAGCACACCAGCTAAAAATTCAGACAGTGAAGAAATGTCTGATTCAGATGGTGAAGACGAGGAGGAGGACATGGAAGTAGCTGTGAAAAAGAAGACGGCTGAGAAAAGAAAGTCATCAAAGTCAGAGGGAACCGGAAAGAGGAAACGTGAAAAGGAGAAAGTTGCATCtgtgaagaagacaaaacaaacagatTCACAGAGCGACAGTGATGCAGGAGAAAAGCCATCATCGTCAGAAAAATCTGTGAAG GAAACTCCAACGACTGGCTACGGGAGGCGTGTTGAGCATCTTAAATCGATCATCAAATCTTGTGGAATGAG TATTTCTCCATCGGTTTACAGGAAAGCCAAGCAGGCTCCCGAGGAGAAACGCGAGGATACTCTGGTAAAAGAACTCAAGGAGATACTCGCCAAAGAAGGATTGTCTGCAAATCCTTCAGAAAAAG AGATCAAGGaagtcaaaaaaagaaaagaaagaacaaaggaGCTTGAGGGTATTGATACGAGCAACATTGTGTCGAGTTCAAGGAGAAGATCTACAACAAGTTTTGTGCCGCCTCCGAAGCCAATAAAAGCAGAAGAAAGCGAGAGCGATGAATCAGAAGATTCTGATAAtgaagaggatgaggaagaagatgaagtagtagtaggagaagaagaagatgaagaagtggtaggagaagaagaagaagaagaagaggacgaggaagaaggCGAGGGAGGTAATGAAGAAGGCGGAGAGGGAAGTCAAAACGAAGGAGAACCAAACACTG aagatggtgatgaagaGGACAGGGAATAA
- the LOC104720170 gene encoding DNA ligase 1 isoform X1, producing MSGGDSTTTTAMEIAGDKVDSKDVEATTTTGDIESQILAAMQSRVTYLRDKADSLTCESVRRLLEEDLKLEKHALDVHKSFVKQHLVQCLEGAENDETSENSQETEKKDDVAPVKEAATLSEEHKVKKDVKADMTGDDDKTDDSPVMGLLTDDNTSKSVAEQTKDEESKEVLQSDIKKALRKRSSYINANSEKITMGLLRRLLEQDLKLEKYSLDPYKKFINEELDEVLQALETTKPITKAMAPKKTTKRMTKDMARKPTVTRNVKSTPAKNSDSEEMSDSDGEDEEEDMEVAVKKKTAEKRKSSKSEGTGKRKREKEKVASVKKTKQTDSQSDSDAGEKPSSSEKSVKKQETPTTGYGRRVEHLKSIIKSCGMSISPSVYRKAKQAPEEKREDTLVKELKEILAKEGLSANPSEKEIKEVKKRKERTKELEGIDTSNIVSSSRRRSTTSFVPPPKPIKAEESESDESEDSDNEEDEEEDEVVVGEEEDEEVVGEEEEEEEDEEEGEGGNEEGGEGSQNEGEPNTEDGDEEDRE from the exons ATGTCTGGCGGCGACTCGACGACGACCACGGCCATGGAGATCGCCGGTGACAAGGTTGATTCGAAGGACGTTgaggcaacaacaacaacaggagATATCGAGTCCCAGATTCTCGCGGCTATGCAGTCCCGAGTAACCTACCTCAGAGATAAAGCAGA CAGCCTCACCTGTGAGAGTGTGCGGAGGTTGCTGGAGGAGGATCTGAAATTGGAGAAACATGCTTTGGATGTGCATAAGAGCTTTGTTAAACAACATTTGGTTCAG TGCTTAGAAGGTGCTGAGAATGATGAAACTTCAGAAAATTCTCAAGAAactgagaagaaagatgatgtaGCTCCAGTGAAAGAAGCAGCAACGTTATCGGAAGAGCACAAGGTGAAAAAAGATGTCAAGGCAGATATGACTGGTGATGATGACAAAACAGATGATTCTCCTGTGATGGGACTTCTGACAGATGACAACACGTCCAAATCTGTAGCTGAGCAAACAAAAGATGAGGAGAGCAAAGAGGTCCTTCAGAGTGACATAAAGAAAGCCCTTCGTAAAAGGTCTTCTTATATTAACGCTAATTCTGA GAAAATTACAATGGGTTTACTTCGTCGACTTTTGGAGCAAGATCTTAAATTAGAAAAGTATTCTCTTGACCCCTACAAGAAATTCATTAATGAAGAATTAGATGAA GTACTACAAGCTCTTGAAACTACAAAACCTATAACTAAGGCTATGGCTCCGAAGAAAACTACAAAACGTATGACTAAGGATATGGCTCGGAAGCCAACTGTAACCAGGAATGTCAAGAGCACACCAGCTAAAAATTCAGACAGTGAAGAAATGTCTGATTCAGATGGTGAAGACGAGGAGGAGGACATGGAAGTAGCTGTGAAAAAGAAGACGGCTGAGAAAAGAAAGTCATCAAAGTCAGAGGGAACCGGAAAGAGGAAACGTGAAAAGGAGAAAGTTGCATCtgtgaagaagacaaaacaaacagatTCACAGAGCGACAGTGATGCAGGAGAAAAGCCATCATCGTCAGAAAAATCTGTGAAG AAACAGGAAACTCCAACGACTGGCTACGGGAGGCGTGTTGAGCATCTTAAATCGATCATCAAATCTTGTGGAATGAG TATTTCTCCATCGGTTTACAGGAAAGCCAAGCAGGCTCCCGAGGAGAAACGCGAGGATACTCTGGTAAAAGAACTCAAGGAGATACTCGCCAAAGAAGGATTGTCTGCAAATCCTTCAGAAAAAG AGATCAAGGaagtcaaaaaaagaaaagaaagaacaaaggaGCTTGAGGGTATTGATACGAGCAACATTGTGTCGAGTTCAAGGAGAAGATCTACAACAAGTTTTGTGCCGCCTCCGAAGCCAATAAAAGCAGAAGAAAGCGAGAGCGATGAATCAGAAGATTCTGATAAtgaagaggatgaggaagaagatgaagtagtagtaggagaagaagaagatgaagaagtggtaggagaagaagaagaagaagaagaggacgaggaagaaggCGAGGGAGGTAATGAAGAAGGCGGAGAGGGAAGTCAAAACGAAGGAGAACCAAACACTG aagatggtgatgaagaGGACAGGGAATAA